In Isosphaera pallida ATCC 43644, the sequence TCGGTGAACATCTGGAATACGGTTCCGAGTGAATCGAAACGGAGGCTCAACGTTTCAAAGGGGAAGCGGTCTCGACGCAATCAACGGGAGCGGATGGGAATCGAACCCACCGGCGACGTGTCGCCACGCCGCCCGACGGTTTTGAAGACCGCGCCCGGCACCAGCCGGAAAACACTCCCGGGGTCGCAAGACAGTCTCAAGTCTTCAGAAGGGATGGAATGATGACGAAACGAGGGGATCAGGGAAACCCGCAGGATCGCAGGTGGCGGACGCTGGCAGCAACTCGGCGGTGTCGTTCCTCCAGGCCGGGTTCCGGCTCGCCGCCGATCCCTTCGATCTCGATGACGCAAGCTCCCGTGAAGTTCACGGAGTCCAGCACCTGCTTGACGGCGCGGAAGTCCACCGCGCCGCCCTCGCCGGCGGCAGGAAAGAACCAGTCCTCAAAGCCGCCCCGGTTGTCCTTGAGGTGGACGTTGGCCACCAGATGCTTGACCCGTTCCAGTTCGGCCACCGGGTCCAAGCCGCGGTTGTAGTAGGCGATGTTACCCGTGTCGAAATTCAAACGGATGTAGGGATGATCGACCTCCGCCATGAGTTGGAGCATGGCGTCGGCGTTCTGGGTTGGACCGCCGTGGGTCTCCAACGCCACGACGAGGCCGGCTTCGCGGGCGGCCTCGCCGATGGCCTGGAGATTTTCGATCACACAGGCGCGTTCCTGGTTGGTTTGGGGGCGTCCCGCTCCAGAGACCACAACGGAAACGCCGAACCAGCGGGCGGCGAAGCGGAGACGGCGGATGGTCAGATCGCGGCCCTCGGCAGTGGCAGGATCGCCCCCCCCCACATTGCAGCCGGACACGCGCACCTCATAGCGTTTGAGATGATCAACAAACGCAGAAGCGGTCACGTCGTCGGCCTTCTCGGTAATGACGACCGACTCGGGAATCACCAGGCCGCCCAGGTTGTGGCCCCGCAGCGCCAGTTCAAGGTGGTTGATTCCGGCCTCGCGGATTTTCTCGACGGCGACACGCACACCGGCAGGACCATAACAGTTGGTGAAACAGCTGAGAAACATAAGGCATGGTCCGTCCGGGGCGCGCGCTGTTGAGGCGGGTGGGGCAGGGTCGGTGTGATGTCCATTCTTATCTTGATTCGAGCGGCGGAATTCTCTGAAGCGGGTCCCAGCCGCGTGTGATCTTTTCAGTCTGCCAAACCCGACGCCGAAGCGGAAGCCTTCGGTGTCGGGGGTCGGCGATCGGACAGGCGGTCGATGCGGGTCGAATCCGAGTGAGTGGGTCACTTGCTGAAGAAGCGGGAGAAGAGGCCGCCTTTGCTGGGGGATTCGCCCTGGGCAGGACCATTAGGCGGCGGGGTGGCGCGGCTGAGGCTCGATTTGGCGGCGACAGTGGAGCGGCTGCGGGGCGAATGTTTGCCGCCATGGGGTTGAAGGATGGAGCGGAAACGCTGGGCGATCTCCTGGGCGAGGACGCGGGCGTTAGGGGGACGCAGATCGGCCCGGGATTGAAAGCAGCTGGAAATGAGTTCCAGTTGTTCCCGGTTGAAACCATGGTGCGCTAGGTCCTCGATCCAGTCCAAGCCAGTGGGGGCGGGCAGTCTCAGGTCGTTCATAAGGAGTTGGAACCAGATGACCCCCAGAGCGTGGACGTCGTCGCGGGGGTCGGGGGGACCGCCCTTGATCTGTTGAGGCGAGGCGTAATCCTTGGTGTGGTAACCTTTCATCGCCGAACGTTTGATGAGTCGGCGTGAGGTGATCTCCTCCATGACTCCGGAGGGTTCGGACGAGGCGAGGCCGCCGATGCCAAAGTCGCAGATTTTGAACTCCATGCGGCGGCCGACCCGCCGGACCAGGATGTTGGCCGGTTTGAGGTCGCGGTGGACAATCGGCGGCTTGCGGGTGTGAAAGTAGCCGACGATGCGGGCGAGGCGGTGGACGATCCAGGTGGCCTTGCGGGCGTCGAGCGGGCCGTGTTCCCGCTTCCGACCTTTGAACCACTGAATCAGATCCCCGCCGGAGATGTATTCGAACTCTAAACACGGGGGGTTGTGGTTCATGTAGGTGGCGCGTAACTCGACAATCCCCGGGTGGGGCTTGTTGGGCATCGCCTGGGTAAGAATCGCTGCCTCGTGACGGAAGGCGCGGTTGCTGCCCTTGGGGTCCAGACAGAACTTCAATACCACCGGCGGCACGCTGGAGAACGTTGGATTTTGGGCCTTCCAGACTTCGCCGAAGCCGCCGACGCCCAGCAGGTCGGTCAACTCCCAATCCACATCCGGCAGCGGTTTGGCACCCGGCTCGAACACTGGGACCGAGCTGGGCATGAAGATTAGCAAATCGTCGGCCTCACGCGGCACCAGCCAGTGGGGCACTGACAATCCTTTGGGGTCGTTGGGACGACGTAGCGCAATCCGAATCGAGGAGGGAATCACGCTCAGATACGTCAGCAGCGGCTTGCGCACGGTTTCCGGCTGGTTGGGCGCAATGTCGTCCACCACCATCTCGACGTAGGGGCGGATTTTGCCCATCGCCCGCGCAGTGGCCGACAGGGTCTGAATCCGCGTCTCCTCATCGACCCGTTGGCCCCATTCGTTCCAAACGGTTTGGGCCACCTCGGGAAGGACGCGGTGAAGATAGCGCTTGGGAAGCTGGTCGCGACCATGCTGGAGAACCGCCGCTCCGATGATGCGTAAAAACTGCCATGCGGGTTGCATCCGAACACCTCGTCGGGCGGGTGAGTGGACGGTGAATCAACCGAATCAGATCCACGCGATCTTGGGAACGTGACGTGCCTCCATCTTCCGGCGTGACACGGTATCGGTCTGGCTCGGCAATGAACTCGCTCCAGTTGGGTCCCAACCGCGGCCAGTTCCCGGCGGAGCGAAACCGTCTCCCAGACATGAAAACGCGGTGATGGCAGATTCGGTGAAAGGGCTTGGGGGAATGACTCCTCACGACCAAACGGGCCTTCGGAGTCGGGAAGGGATGGCAACAGCGCGGAATGAAAACCAAAAATGATCACCAACAAAAAAACCAGTCGCGCCGCAGCCTCCTTGTCAATCTTAGATGATAGTCGGCGTATTCCACAAAACCAACGCGCTTCTTTTCCAATTTCACGGACTTTTGGTGCTTCAACCAATCAAATCGGGATAGAGTTTTCAAAAAACGGTACTGAATCCCAATTCATCCCCGAAAGGGAAAGGCCATTTGTCCTAGGATGCCGAAACCGACGCGGTGCGGATCGTTGACGGCGCGGAGCGGTCACGGTTGGCAGTCGAGGATGCGACGGATTCGTTCGATTTCCTGACGATCCTGTTCGGAAGGATTTGCTTTCAAGGCGTCATCGAGTTGGCGGCGTGCTTCGTCGTCTTCATTGATCGCTCCGAAGACGATAGCCAGAGTGATCCGGGCTTGGTAGAGGTTGGGGTTAAGGTTGAGCGCGTCGTTCAGCGCGTGGTAGGCGCGTTCGAGATCGGCGTCACGCCTGACGGCAAGGGTGGAGAGGGTGGAGCGGTTGGTGTAAACCCCTCCGAGATTGCAGAGCCAGAGGGCTTTGCGCTGGGGGTCGGGGGCGTGTTGGATGGCTCGGTGGTAAAGGACGATCGCGTCGTCGTAGTCTCGAAGTTGGTCGTTGGGGTCTTGGCGGTGTGAGGAGGAGGTGGCGATCAGATTGGCGAGGTTGCCGCAGGCGGCCGACAGGATGGAGTGGCGTTGGGTGGGGGCAAGTGGGTTCGCGTCAAAAAAGGTGAGGATCTTGTGATAGAGTCGCTTTTCTTCAAGGGGATTTCCCAGCGCTTTGTGGATCAAGGCGGAGTTGTAGAGAATGAGCAGGGATTGGTCGTGAGACATTTGAACTGATCGATATGTGTCGTCAAGTTCACGAAGGGCGGCTTCGGGATCGCCTTGACGTTCCAATTCGCGGGCTACCAGGATGCGGGACAGCAGGTCGCCTTGGCGAAGCGCCCGGAGTTGTCCAGCCAGGAGCATCCGTTGGCGCTCTAGGTGAGGGAACTTGGGGGAAGCGGGGACGGCATCGCTGTCGAGCGTTTCGTAGCAGACCAGAACTAGGGTGCCGTGATCCGGGAAGGTTTGGGCGGCTTCTAGAGCGATTTGAATCGTCGGGGGGGAAGCCAGCATGCCGTTGGGACGGAGCGCGTTGAGGAATCGAA encodes:
- a CDS encoding sugar phosphate isomerase/epimerase family protein, which encodes MFLSCFTNCYGPAGVRVAVEKIREAGINHLELALRGHNLGGLVIPESVVITEKADDVTASAFVDHLKRYEVRVSGCNVGGGDPATAEGRDLTIRRLRFAARWFGVSVVVSGAGRPQTNQERACVIENLQAIGEAAREAGLVVALETHGGPTQNADAMLQLMAEVDHPYIRLNFDTGNIAYYNRGLDPVAELERVKHLVANVHLKDNRGGFEDWFFPAAGEGGAVDFRAVKQVLDSVNFTGACVIEIEGIGGEPEPGLEERHRRVAASVRHLRSCGFP
- a CDS encoding serine/threonine protein kinase, with product MQPAWQFLRIIGAAVLQHGRDQLPKRYLHRVLPEVAQTVWNEWGQRVDEETRIQTLSATARAMGKIRPYVEMVVDDIAPNQPETVRKPLLTYLSVIPSSIRIALRRPNDPKGLSVPHWLVPREADDLLIFMPSSVPVFEPGAKPLPDVDWELTDLLGVGGFGEVWKAQNPTFSSVPPVVLKFCLDPKGSNRAFRHEAAILTQAMPNKPHPGIVELRATYMNHNPPCLEFEYISGGDLIQWFKGRKREHGPLDARKATWIVHRLARIVGYFHTRKPPIVHRDLKPANILVRRVGRRMEFKICDFGIGGLASSEPSGVMEEITSRRLIKRSAMKGYHTKDYASPQQIKGGPPDPRDDVHALGVIWFQLLMNDLRLPAPTGLDWIEDLAHHGFNREQLELISSCFQSRADLRPPNARVLAQEIAQRFRSILQPHGGKHSPRSRSTVAAKSSLSRATPPPNGPAQGESPSKGGLFSRFFSK